From the genome of Elusimicrobiota bacterium, one region includes:
- the carB gene encoding carbamoyl-phosphate synthase (glutamine-hydrolyzing) large subunit gives MPEENSNSKPKRVLVLGSGALKIGQAGEFDYSGSQALKALREEGVYTVLINPNIATVQTSEKMADAIYFLPVDPHFAEKVMVKENIDALLLSFGGQTALNCGLDLARAGILERLGVRVLGTPVEAILATEDRRIFVDRLAAIGVSTAASRACSGVDEALEAANSIGYPVILRAGYSLGGQGSAIVYEENQCRQALERAFIGSPQVLVEECLYGWKEIEYEVVRDSRDNCITVCNMENVDPMGIHTGESIVVAPSQTLNDEEYQSLRDIAIKVIRELGIIGECNIQYALDPKSSQCRVIEVNARLSRSSALASKATGYPLAYMAAKLALGYSLDELPNPITRTTKAFFEPALDYIVCKIPRWDLQKFDGANTRIGTEMKSVGEVMAVGRSFPEALQKALRMLEIGVDGLDPYIFNFDNLRFELKHPSPLRIFAVAKAFAEGASFEEIASLTQIDRFFLAEIERIVALDKQLSTVSEDQLDRAFLLEIKKQGFSDKTIASRTKTSAQGIRSLRRRLGVRPYLAQIDTLAAEYPAQTNYLYLTYAASASDADSSSRRKILVLGSGCYRIGSSVEFDWCCVNAAWAAQESGYETILLNCNPETVSTDYDVCDRLIFDEITLETVLEIVDVEKPEGVLVSMGGQTANNLALKLHRHGVRILGTPPESIDQAEDREKFSALLDSMGMEQPKWLSATRLDDLDKAVETLGGYPVLVRPSYVLSGAAMRVAHNEAQLRHYLTKAANVSPEHPVVISQFERHSREIEIDAVADRGRLILWAISEHIEDAGVHSGDATLVLPPQKLYVETVRQVKRLAQQIAGKLNITGPFNVQLLARHNVVKVIECNLRASRSFPFVSKVMGVNFIREATRAMLGVPAKEHILKNPLELDYVAVKAPQFSFRRLTGADPILGVEMASTGEVACFGQTRDEALLKSLLATGFRYPKRGVLLSLGKMEEKYRFADEAKMLAKYGLPIYATPGTAEMLVEEGIECVIVDKGDGKSSYLSALDCLKNGTIDLVINVTREYDDQGRPDGFFIRRWAIDYDVPLITDLWLARCLTQAICRVSSNDLEIDEWSAYLEPKMLTLT, from the coding sequence ATGCCGGAAGAAAATAGCAATTCAAAACCAAAACGAGTCCTGGTCCTGGGCTCCGGCGCTTTAAAAATCGGCCAAGCCGGGGAATTCGACTATTCCGGCTCCCAGGCCTTAAAAGCGCTAAGAGAAGAAGGCGTCTATACGGTTTTAATCAATCCTAATATCGCCACGGTCCAAACATCGGAAAAAATGGCTGACGCCATTTATTTCCTTCCGGTCGATCCTCATTTTGCCGAGAAAGTCATGGTCAAAGAAAATATCGACGCCCTGCTGCTGAGCTTCGGCGGTCAAACAGCCTTAAATTGCGGCCTTGATTTGGCCCGCGCCGGAATTTTGGAGCGCTTGGGCGTCCGAGTTTTGGGAACTCCTGTCGAAGCCATTCTGGCGACGGAAGATCGTCGAATTTTTGTCGATCGTCTTGCGGCCATCGGCGTATCAACGGCCGCAAGCCGCGCCTGTTCCGGCGTTGACGAGGCATTGGAAGCGGCCAATTCCATCGGTTATCCGGTTATTTTGCGCGCCGGCTACTCTTTGGGCGGACAGGGTTCGGCCATTGTCTACGAAGAAAATCAATGCCGCCAAGCTCTGGAGCGCGCTTTTATCGGCTCGCCCCAGGTTTTGGTGGAAGAATGCCTTTATGGGTGGAAAGAAATCGAATACGAGGTTGTTCGCGACAGCCGGGACAATTGCATTACGGTCTGCAACATGGAAAACGTGGACCCCATGGGCATTCACACCGGCGAATCCATCGTGGTGGCTCCTTCGCAGACTTTAAACGACGAAGAATATCAATCGCTTCGGGACATCGCGATCAAGGTGATCCGTGAGCTGGGCATTATCGGCGAATGTAATATTCAATACGCGCTTGATCCCAAATCAAGCCAATGCCGCGTTATTGAGGTTAATGCGCGCTTGTCCCGCTCTTCGGCGCTCGCTTCAAAAGCCACGGGATATCCCTTGGCCTATATGGCGGCCAAACTAGCTCTTGGTTACAGCTTGGATGAATTGCCTAATCCCATCACGCGAACGACCAAAGCGTTTTTTGAGCCGGCGTTGGATTACATTGTTTGCAAAATCCCCCGTTGGGATTTGCAGAAATTCGACGGCGCCAATACCAGGATCGGCACGGAAATGAAGTCGGTCGGCGAGGTCATGGCCGTCGGCCGTTCATTCCCCGAAGCCCTGCAAAAGGCGCTGCGCATGCTTGAAATCGGCGTTGACGGCCTTGATCCTTATATTTTTAATTTTGACAATTTGCGTTTTGAGCTTAAACATCCTTCGCCTTTGCGCATTTTCGCCGTTGCCAAGGCGTTCGCGGAAGGCGCGTCTTTTGAAGAAATCGCTTCTCTGACTCAAATTGATCGGTTTTTTCTGGCGGAAATCGAGCGCATCGTGGCCCTGGACAAACAATTATCCACAGTTTCTGAGGATCAATTAGACCGGGCGTTTTTGCTTGAAATAAAAAAACAGGGTTTTTCCGATAAAACCATCGCTTCGCGGACAAAAACATCGGCCCAAGGAATCAGATCATTACGCCGGCGTTTGGGCGTGCGGCCCTATTTGGCGCAAATCGACACCTTAGCCGCCGAATATCCCGCTCAAACGAATTATCTTTATTTGACTTACGCGGCGAGCGCAAGCGACGCTGATTCTTCTTCCCGGCGCAAAATTTTAGTTTTGGGCTCAGGCTGCTACCGAATCGGTTCAAGCGTGGAATTTGACTGGTGCTGCGTCAATGCGGCTTGGGCGGCCCAGGAATCAGGCTATGAAACCATTCTTTTAAACTGCAATCCGGAAACCGTGTCCACGGACTATGATGTCTGCGACCGGCTGATTTTTGACGAAATCACTTTAGAAACCGTGCTCGAAATCGTTGATGTCGAAAAACCCGAAGGCGTTTTAGTTTCCATGGGCGGGCAAACCGCCAATAATTTGGCTTTAAAACTTCATCGCCACGGCGTGCGCATTTTAGGAACGCCGCCGGAGTCCATCGACCAGGCCGAAGACCGGGAAAAGTTTTCAGCGTTATTGGATTCCATGGGCATGGAGCAGCCCAAGTGGCTTTCTGCCACCCGTTTGGATGATCTGGATAAAGCGGTGGAAACTTTAGGGGGGTATCCGGTCTTGGTGCGTCCTTCTTACGTTCTTTCCGGCGCTGCCATGCGCGTGGCCCACAACGAAGCCCAATTGCGCCATTATTTAACTAAAGCCGCGAACGTTTCTCCGGAGCATCCGGTTGTTATTTCGCAATTTGAGCGCCATTCCCGTGAAATTGAAATTGACGCAGTCGCGGACCGGGGCCGTTTGATTTTATGGGCTATTTCCGAGCATATCGAGGACGCCGGCGTTCATTCCGGCGACGCCACTTTGGTTTTGCCTCCGCAAAAGCTTTATGTTGAAACCGTTCGCCAAGTCAAACGCCTGGCCCAGCAAATCGCCGGAAAACTCAATATTACCGGGCCTTTTAATGTGCAGCTTTTGGCGCGCCACAATGTGGTCAAGGTCATCGAGTGCAATTTGCGCGCTTCCAGAAGCTTCCCTTTCGTTTCCAAAGTGATGGGGGTTAATTTTATTCGTGAGGCGACCAGAGCCATGTTGGGCGTGCCTGCCAAGGAACACATTCTCAAAAATCCTCTTGAGCTGGATTATGTGGCTGTCAAGGCTCCCCAGTTTTCTTTCCGCCGGTTGACCGGGGCCGATCCCATCTTGGGGGTGGAGATGGCTTCAACGGGCGAGGTCGCTTGTTTCGGCCAAACCCGTGACGAGGCCCTATTAAAATCGTTGCTGGCCACCGGTTTTCGCTACCCGAAGCGCGGCGTTCTTCTTTCCTTGGGAAAAATGGAAGAAAAATACCGCTTTGCGGATGAAGCCAAGATGTTGGCCAAATATGGCCTGCCCATTTATGCCACCCCCGGCACTGCTGAAATGCTGGTTGAGGAAGGGATTGAATGCGTTATTGTGGATAAAGGCGACGGCAAAAGTTCATACCTCAGCGCTCTTGATTGCCTTAAAAACGGCACAATTGATTTAGTTATTAATGTGACGAGAGAATACGACGATCAAGGCCGCCCGGATGGTTTTTTCATACGCCGATGGGCCATTGATTACGACGTTCCCTTGATTACCGACCTGTGGCTGGCCCGCTGCTTGACCCAGGCTATTTGCCGGGTTTCAAGCAATGATCTTGAAATTGATGAATGGTCCGCTTATTTGGAACCCAAGATGCTCACGCTGACTTAA